Proteins from one Fragaria vesca subsp. vesca linkage group LG6, FraVesHawaii_1.0, whole genome shotgun sequence genomic window:
- the LOC101311494 gene encoding uncharacterized protein LOC101311494, whose product MILLESILEKGNCFRLDLQLLILYIALAVFNGALAAIAFSQLVRIHMRNQQIGWTRQKVLHLMIGCSNLGYFLYFTSTLIATCKQWFCWSNVCGFILMAYPEVLFLAAFLLVLSFWVDLCHQANDEEEEDDDSNIQHALLVNSQNKHHSSNTDGHRICCSFPSIHVGSHQKFAIAVVGFVLILMMSFSVMIWIGVGKNSIDSSVVAQVYEDFLAFTVLFLGGGLGCYGILLLRKLRKVRSEKASSEMWKVGGLAVASVVCFTSSALVALLTDKPLYDPWSLKKAYGGKALIFLMLYYFIGSWVPSAFVLWFMRELPPPITNRRREQSTTIAFISHAGVGPQHPRQWATVTSSNNQASRPSPV is encoded by the exons ATGATTTTGTTGGAATCAATACTGGAAAAGGGTAATTGCTTCCGTCTGGACTTGCAGTTGCTTATCCTTTACATAGCTCTGGCCGTCTTCAATGGCGCTCTTGCTGCGATTGCGTTTTCTCAG CTGGTCAGGATTCACATGCGCAATCAACAAATTGGATGGACACGCCAAAAA GTACTCCACCTCATGATTGGCTGTTCTAACTTGG GTTACTTCCTCTATTTTACATCTACACTGATTGCCACTTGTAAGCAGTGGTTTTGCTGGTCTAATGTCTGCGGGTTCATTCTGATGG CCTACCCAGAAGTTCTGTTTCTTGCAGCTTTTCTTCTAGTCCTATCCTTTTG GGTGGACCTTTGCCATCAGGCAAATGATGAAGAGGAGGAGGATGATGACAGTAATATACAGCATGCCTTGTTGGTAAATTCGCAGAACAAACACCATTCATCAAACACAGATGGTCATAGGATTTGTTGCTCGTTCCCAAGCATTCACGTTGGAAGTCACCAAAAATTTGCGATTGCG GTTGTTGGGTTTGTCCTAATCTTGATGATGTCATTTTCTGTCATGATCTGGATTGGTGTGGGGAAGAATTCCATTGATTCTTCAGTAGTTGCTCAG GTATATGAAGACTTTCTCGCCTTTACAGTCCTTTTTTTAGGAGGTGGATTAGGTTGCTATG GCATTCTGCTGCTTCGTAAGTTAAGGAAAGTACGGTCTGAGAAAGCTTCATCTGAAATGTGGAAG GTTGGCGGTTTAGCAGTTGCTTCTGTTGTATGCTTTACATCAAGTGCATTAGTAGCTCTTCTTACTGATAAACCT CTATATGATCCTTGGAGTCTGAAAAAAGCATATGGCGGGAAAGCGCTAATTTTCCTGATGCTGTACTATTTTATAG GCTCTTGGGTACCCTCAGCTTTTGTATTGTGGTTCATGAGAGAATTGCCACCCCCAATCACTAATCGCCGACGGGAACAATCAACAACAATTGCATTCATCAGCCACGCTGGAGTGGGGCCACAGCATCCTCGTCAATGGGCTACTGTAACAAGTTCAAATAATCAG GCGTCGCGACCAAGTCCCGTATAA